The Xylophilus rhododendri region TGCTCACGTCGTAGGTCACGCGGTTGATGCCGCGCACCTCGTTGATGATGCGGCCCGAGACCTTCTTGAGCAGCGCATAGGGCAGCTCGGCCCAGTCGGCCGTCATGAAGTCGCTGGTCTGCACCGCGCGCAGGGCCACCACGTATTCGTAGGTGCGGCCGTCGCCCATCACACCCACGCTCTTGACCGGCAGGAAGACGGTGAAGGCCTGGCTGGTGAGCTGGTACCAGGTCTTGCCGCTGGCCTCGTCGCGGAAGTTGCGCAGCTCCTCGATGAAGATGGCATCGGCACGGCGCAGCAGGTCGGCGTATTCCTTCTTCACCTCGCCCAGGATGCGCACACCCAGGCCGGGGCCGGGGAAGGGGTGGCGATACACCATCTCCGGCGGCAGGCCGAGCGCCACGCCGAGTTCGCGGACTTCGTCCTTGAACAGCTCGCGCAGCGGCTCCAGCAGCTTCAGGCCCAGCTGCTCCGGCAGGCCGCCCACGTTGTGGTGGCTCTTGATGGTGACGGCCTTCTTGCTCTTGGCACCGCCGGACTCGATCACGTCCGGATAGATGGTGCCCTGGGCCAGCCACTGCGCGCCCTTGAGCGCGCCGTCGGCGCCGGCCTTCAGCCGCGCGGCCTCGGCCTTGAAGACCTCGACGAACTCGCGGCCGATGATCTTGCGTTTGGCCTCCGGATCGGACACGCCGGCCAGCTTGCCCAGGAACAGCTCGGCCGCATCCACCCGCACGACCTTGGCGTGCAGCTTGCCGCTGAACATGTCCATCACCATGTCGCCCTCGTTCAGGCGCAGCAGGCCGTGGTCGACGAAGACGCAGATCAGCTGGTCGCCGATGGCGCGGTGGATCAGCGCGGCCGCCACCGAGGAATCGACGCCGCCGGACAGGCCCAGGATGACTTCCTCGTCGCCCACCTGCTCGCGGATGCGGGCCACGGCTTCCTCGATGTAGTCGCCCATCACCCAGTCCGGCCGGGTGGCGCAGACGCCGAGCACGAAGCGCTCCAGCAAGGCCTGGCCCTGCTTGGTATGCGTGACCTCGGGGTGGAACTGCACGCCGTAGAAGCCGCGCGCCTCGTCGGCCATGCCGGCGATCGGGCAGCTGGGCGTGCTGGCCATGAGCTTGAAGCCGGGCGGCAGCTCGGTGACCTTGTCGCCATGGCTCATCCACACATCCAGCATGCCGTGGCCTTCGGCGGTGGCGTGGTCCTGGATGCCTTCGAGCAGTTTGGTATGGCCATGCGCGCGGACTTCGGCGAAACCGAATTCGCGGGTATGGCCGCCCTCGACCTTGCCGCCGAGCTGGTGCGCCATGGTCTGCATGCCGTAGCAGATGCCCAGCACCGGCACGCCCAGGTCGAACACGGCCTGGGGCGCCTTGTCGGTGCTTTCCTCGTAGACGCTGGCATGGCTGCCGGAGAGGATCACGCCCTTCAGCTGGCCGTCGGCCGCATAGGCGCGCACCCAGTCGTCGCTGACGTCGCAGGGATGGACTTCGCAGAACACATGCGCCTCGCGCACGCGGCGTGCGATCAGCTGGGTGACCTGGGAGCCGAAATCGAGGATGAGGATCTTCTGGTGCATGGCGGGCGGCCTCGGGTGGGTGGGGCGGTACGTCAGAAAAAAGAACGCCGCCGCGAGGGTTCGCGGCGGCTGTGGTGCTTGCGGCGGTGGATCAGCTCGCCCGGTAGTTCGGGGCTTCTTTCG contains the following coding sequences:
- the guaA gene encoding glutamine-hydrolyzing GMP synthase gives rise to the protein MHQKILILDFGSQVTQLIARRVREAHVFCEVHPCDVSDDWVRAYAADGQLKGVILSGSHASVYEESTDKAPQAVFDLGVPVLGICYGMQTMAHQLGGKVEGGHTREFGFAEVRAHGHTKLLEGIQDHATAEGHGMLDVWMSHGDKVTELPPGFKLMASTPSCPIAGMADEARGFYGVQFHPEVTHTKQGQALLERFVLGVCATRPDWVMGDYIEEAVARIREQVGDEEVILGLSGGVDSSVAAALIHRAIGDQLICVFVDHGLLRLNEGDMVMDMFSGKLHAKVVRVDAAELFLGKLAGVSDPEAKRKIIGREFVEVFKAEAARLKAGADGALKGAQWLAQGTIYPDVIESGGAKSKKAVTIKSHHNVGGLPEQLGLKLLEPLRELFKDEVRELGVALGLPPEMVYRHPFPGPGLGVRILGEVKKEYADLLRRADAIFIEELRNFRDEASGKTWYQLTSQAFTVFLPVKSVGVMGDGRTYEYVVALRAVQTSDFMTADWAELPYALLKKVSGRIINEVRGINRVTYDVSSKPPATIEWE